Proteins found in one Cobetia sp. L2A1 genomic segment:
- a CDS encoding YceI family protein — MNKTSFLGQSLIAGVMAASLPLVAGQAQASEYALDTEGQHAFIQFKVSHLGYSYILGEFKDFSGHFNYDEGKPEASSVNVEVDVDSLDSAHAERDKHLKSADFLDVSQYPTATFSSTGFETTGDGAGKLTGDLTLHGKTQPVTIDVDHIGGGEDPWGGYRQGFEGTTTLKLADYGIDTSKLGPTAATVDMYMVFEGIRQ; from the coding sequence ATGAACAAGACATCCTTCCTCGGCCAGTCACTCATTGCAGGTGTCATGGCAGCTTCCCTGCCGCTGGTAGCTGGGCAGGCTCAGGCCTCGGAGTACGCGCTGGATACCGAAGGGCAGCATGCTTTCATTCAGTTCAAGGTCAGTCATCTGGGCTATTCTTACATCCTGGGTGAGTTCAAGGATTTCAGCGGTCACTTCAACTACGACGAAGGCAAGCCGGAAGCCTCCAGTGTCAATGTGGAAGTTGATGTCGATAGTCTGGACAGCGCGCATGCCGAGCGTGACAAGCACCTAAAATCTGCTGACTTCCTGGATGTCTCTCAGTATCCGACCGCGACCTTCTCCTCGACTGGCTTTGAGACGACTGGCGATGGTGCAGGTAAGCTGACGGGTGATCTGACGTTACACGGCAAAACTCAACCGGTCACCATCGACGTAGATCACATCGGTGGCGGTGAAGATCCCTGGGGCGGCTATCGTCAAGGCTTCGAGGGCACCACGACATTGAAGCTTGCCGACTATGGCATTGATACGTCCAAGCTAGGCCCGACGGCGGCCACCGTCGACATGTATATGGTATTTGAAGGGATTCGTCAGTAA
- a CDS encoding 2OG-Fe dioxygenase family protein, with protein MNIANRGVRQLADSSRKLTLEQSSLAEHYPTQSADSTTLPLTSQYWPKAVHVELEHQHWSKSSISAHIDLNAWQGFLKDLPRDPYVNTRWKRMSWLHLNDQHEVETLGECPMAQGGRFNDAASMADRLRYYAPLEESFTERDDVRAFVKAWTDMWGIGPREPILMQITGVRGDGTIDPLQGQGIHADGCKYLSILVLNRENVSGAINTLYQDKAGSELLSTTELTPGEILHIHDDQLFHSVSSISQENAGQHFERFIIIINCAFIDEFQNRMLRRHFPGAVLNEQG; from the coding sequence ATGAACATCGCAAATCGTGGCGTACGTCAGCTGGCCGACTCTTCCCGCAAACTGACTCTGGAGCAGAGCAGCCTAGCGGAACACTATCCGACACAATCCGCGGATAGCACAACACTGCCTCTGACATCTCAGTACTGGCCAAAAGCAGTCCATGTGGAGCTGGAACATCAACACTGGAGCAAGTCTTCCATCTCGGCGCATATTGATCTGAACGCCTGGCAGGGCTTCCTGAAAGATCTTCCGCGCGACCCTTATGTCAACACCCGCTGGAAGCGCATGTCCTGGCTGCACCTCAACGACCAGCATGAGGTAGAGACTCTCGGAGAATGCCCGATGGCCCAAGGTGGGCGGTTCAACGACGCTGCAAGCATGGCCGATCGCCTGAGATATTATGCACCGCTGGAAGAGTCGTTCACCGAACGTGACGATGTCCGCGCCTTTGTGAAGGCCTGGACTGACATGTGGGGCATTGGTCCGCGTGAACCGATCTTGATGCAAATTACGGGAGTACGTGGAGATGGCACCATCGATCCGCTTCAAGGACAGGGCATTCATGCCGATGGCTGCAAATATCTAAGCATACTGGTGCTCAATCGGGAGAATGTCAGCGGCGCCATCAACACGCTTTATCAAGACAAGGCAGGAAGTGAATTGCTATCCACAACGGAGCTGACACCGGGAGAGATCCTTCATATCCACGATGATCAGTTGTTCCACAGCGTTAGTTCAATTTCGCAGGAGAATGCTGGCCAGCACTTTGAGCGCTTCATCATCATCATCAACTGTGCATTCATTGATGAGTTCCAGAACCGTATGCTACGTCGTCATTTCCCGGGCGCCGTGTTGAATGAACAAGGGTAA
- a CDS encoding LysE family translocator: protein MTFETGLTFFIAIFIFGITPGPGILALLARGISQGGNACVPMAVGMSLSDVCYMLAAVFGLSALATHWGELFTVIRILGAAYLCYLGYTLWTSPPVLDETQVPSVRGDWWRGFIQGFLISASNPKVILFYIAFLPTFMDITQLNGSDIVIAAALNLSALLVGVLPIGYIARRIRRYLRSPQAVRRLNRGAGSLMIGAGSYLALRG from the coding sequence ATGACCTTTGAAACCGGGCTAACCTTCTTCATTGCCATCTTCATCTTTGGCATCACTCCAGGCCCCGGCATTCTTGCATTACTGGCGCGCGGCATTAGCCAGGGCGGTAATGCCTGTGTCCCCATGGCGGTAGGCATGAGCCTCAGTGATGTCTGCTACATGCTGGCCGCCGTCTTCGGACTTTCAGCACTGGCGACCCACTGGGGTGAACTCTTCACTGTCATTCGTATTCTGGGGGCAGCCTACCTGTGCTATCTGGGCTACACGCTATGGACCAGCCCGCCGGTACTCGATGAGACTCAGGTGCCGAGCGTGCGCGGTGACTGGTGGCGAGGCTTCATTCAGGGCTTTCTGATCTCAGCCTCTAACCCCAAGGTCATTTTATTCTATATAGCCTTCTTGCCGACCTTCATGGACATCACGCAGCTCAACGGCAGTGATATCGTGATTGCCGCTGCCCTCAATCTGAGTGCCTTGTTGGTAGGCGTGCTGCCTATCGGCTATATAGCGAGGCGTATTCGTCGCTACCTACGCTCTCCACAAGCAGTGCGCCGCCTCAATCGCGGGGCAGGCTCTTTGATGATCGGGGCAGGTAGCTATCTGGCATTGCGCGGCTGA
- a CDS encoding putative bifunctional diguanylate cyclase/phosphodiesterase, with amino-acid sequence MAKGFRQAGSAAGILRSSSVIIVAVMSLMAVLVAGEGMIGRWITAMLMVILGATAGIMLTRKRQVSHHQHTQEAVMQTSMVGPSTSKGLPVSDQRFRELLESLPRVAVQGYDSQRRVIYWNEASERLYGFSEQEARGRCLESLLIPETMADVVVDAHHAWMSKGVEIPSSELELKHKSGAPVPVFSHHVMLGERTDNPLMFCIDIDLTGERKVQRELDYMTRFDPLTELPNRQTFESELEQVLSDCHRHGDTLMVLFLDIDHFTEINDTLGYEMGDRVIRSVASRLQGFQRGQDLLSRFGGDEFVLAMPRLDYESDALAVVERIREDFQHPFTIDGCELLLRLSIGISLYPENGSDAGELLRNADVAKHRAKQAGRDGYQFFNQEVRNEMLHQHHLAGRLQALLNQDGGGELSLHYQPQVAARSERIESFEALMRWHAPEGYIPPSDFIKVAERTNLIERLGDWVIRQACHQQAEWHALGLKGYRIDINISGRQATSSDVFQRLEDCVAEYGLTPRDIGIELTENVLLEADVKVRDSLRALHDRGYKIAIDDFGTGYSSMSYLKMLPVTALKIDRSFVTECAHEPKDRAIMEATIFLGHRLGLEVVAEGVENIQQLELLREMRCDLIQGYYFYKPMAAADIQRLLLGGNNPQSHRISAGPGENGAAAPGCH; translated from the coding sequence ATGGCAAAAGGGTTCCGTCAGGCTGGTAGTGCCGCCGGAATATTGCGCTCTAGTTCCGTTATTATTGTCGCGGTTATGTCACTAATGGCAGTGCTGGTGGCAGGGGAGGGCATGATCGGGCGCTGGATAACAGCGATGCTGATGGTGATTCTTGGCGCAACAGCGGGCATCATGCTAACTCGCAAGCGTCAGGTGTCACATCATCAGCACACGCAGGAGGCGGTCATGCAGACGAGTATGGTTGGCCCCTCGACCAGCAAGGGTCTTCCCGTCAGCGATCAGCGGTTTCGAGAGTTGTTGGAAAGTCTGCCGCGCGTTGCTGTCCAGGGGTACGACAGCCAGCGCCGCGTCATTTACTGGAACGAGGCGAGTGAGCGGCTATACGGTTTCAGCGAGCAGGAAGCTCGTGGACGATGTCTGGAATCTTTGCTGATTCCGGAAACGATGGCAGACGTCGTAGTGGATGCGCATCATGCATGGATGAGCAAGGGCGTCGAGATCCCTTCAAGTGAACTTGAGCTAAAGCACAAGTCAGGGGCTCCTGTGCCTGTGTTTTCTCACCATGTCATGCTGGGGGAGCGCACCGACAACCCGTTGATGTTCTGTATCGATATTGATTTGACGGGGGAGCGCAAGGTTCAGCGTGAGCTGGATTACATGACGCGCTTTGACCCGTTGACCGAGCTACCCAATCGTCAAACCTTTGAGAGTGAGCTTGAGCAGGTACTGAGCGATTGTCATCGCCACGGCGATACGCTGATGGTGCTATTTCTCGATATCGACCATTTTACCGAAATCAACGACACCCTGGGATACGAGATGGGTGACCGGGTGATTCGCAGTGTCGCGTCACGCTTGCAAGGCTTTCAGCGTGGTCAGGATCTTCTGTCGCGCTTTGGGGGGGATGAGTTTGTACTGGCGATGCCTCGCCTGGATTACGAAAGTGATGCATTGGCTGTGGTCGAGCGTATTCGCGAAGACTTCCAGCACCCCTTCACCATTGATGGGTGCGAGCTCTTGTTGCGTTTGAGCATTGGCATCAGCCTGTATCCCGAAAATGGCAGTGACGCGGGAGAGTTGCTACGCAATGCTGATGTCGCGAAACACCGCGCCAAGCAGGCGGGACGTGACGGCTATCAATTCTTCAATCAGGAAGTCCGCAATGAGATGCTGCATCAGCACCATCTGGCTGGGCGGCTTCAGGCGTTGTTGAATCAGGATGGCGGCGGAGAACTCTCTTTGCACTATCAGCCTCAGGTCGCCGCACGCAGCGAGCGGATCGAGTCCTTCGAGGCACTGATGCGTTGGCATGCGCCGGAAGGCTATATCCCGCCCTCGGACTTTATCAAGGTGGCAGAGCGTACCAATCTCATTGAGCGTCTGGGAGACTGGGTTATTCGTCAGGCGTGCCATCAGCAGGCGGAATGGCATGCATTGGGGCTTAAAGGCTACCGGATCGACATCAATATTTCGGGACGACAGGCGACCAGCTCTGACGTTTTCCAGCGTCTCGAGGACTGTGTCGCGGAATACGGCTTAACGCCACGCGATATCGGGATAGAGCTGACCGAGAACGTCTTGCTCGAAGCAGACGTCAAGGTGCGTGATAGTTTGCGCGCCCTGCATGATCGTGGTTACAAGATCGCGATTGATGACTTCGGGACAGGGTACTCCTCGATGAGCTATCTCAAGATGCTGCCGGTCACGGCACTCAAGATTGATCGCTCATTCGTGACGGAGTGCGCTCACGAACCGAAGGATCGCGCGATCATGGAGGCGACCATCTTCCTGGGCCATCGACTGGGGCTGGAAGTGGTAGCTGAGGGAGTAGAGAACATTCAGCAGCTAGAGCTATTGCGTGAGATGCGGTGTGATCTCATTCAGGGCTATTACTTTTATAAGCCGATGGCGGCGGCAGATATTCAGCGCTTGCTCCTGGGAGGCAATAACCCGCAAAGTCACCGTATAAGTGCTGGGCCAGGCGAAAATGGTGCCGCAGCACCGGGGTGCCATTGA
- the purF gene encoding amidophosphoribosyltransferase, whose protein sequence is MCGIVGLMANASVNQALYDALTVLQHRGQDAAGMMTWHEGRFLLRKSNGLVRDVFRTRHMQRLKGNMGIGHVRYPTAGSSSEAESQPFYVNSPYGITLAHNGNLTNSDQLKQELFSSDLRHINTSSDSEVLLNVFAHELGKQGMRLGAGDVFDAVRRVHRRCKGGYAAVSIINGTGLVAFRDPHGIRPACFGKREAPEGVEYMIASESVALDVAGFELIRDIAPGEAVFIDMERQLHTLQCADDAVLKPCIFEHVYLARPDSLLDGAYVYGTRMRMGEKLADKIVREWPEQDIDVVIPIPDTSRTSALELAQHLGVTYREGFMKNRYIGRTFIMPGQTLRKKSVRQKLNAIDIEFAGKNVLLVDDSIVRGTTCNEIIQMAREAGAKNVYFASAAPAVRYPNVYGIDMPAAEELIAHDRTEKEIADLIGADRLFYQDLEDLKDACREVNPVLDEFDCSVFDGIYVTGDIDEAYLSDLRASRNDGAKHAGETHAVVDLHNDSEDLD, encoded by the coding sequence ATGTGCGGGATTGTAGGTTTGATGGCCAACGCCTCGGTAAATCAGGCGCTGTATGACGCGCTGACCGTATTGCAGCACCGTGGGCAAGATGCCGCGGGGATGATGACCTGGCACGAAGGGCGCTTCCTGCTGCGCAAGAGCAATGGTCTGGTGCGTGACGTTTTCCGCACCCGTCATATGCAGCGTCTCAAGGGCAACATGGGTATTGGCCATGTTCGCTATCCGACCGCCGGCTCGTCCAGTGAGGCGGAATCACAGCCGTTCTACGTCAATTCGCCTTATGGCATCACGTTGGCGCACAACGGTAACCTGACCAACTCTGATCAGCTCAAGCAGGAGCTGTTCTCCTCTGATTTGCGTCACATCAATACCAGCTCTGATTCCGAAGTGCTGCTCAATGTCTTTGCCCACGAGCTGGGCAAGCAGGGCATGCGTCTCGGGGCTGGTGATGTCTTTGATGCCGTGCGTCGTGTGCATCGCCGTTGTAAAGGCGGCTATGCGGCAGTCTCGATCATCAACGGCACGGGCCTCGTCGCCTTCCGTGACCCGCACGGTATTCGTCCGGCGTGTTTCGGCAAGCGTGAAGCGCCTGAGGGCGTCGAGTATATGATCGCCTCTGAATCCGTGGCCTTGGATGTGGCAGGTTTCGAGCTCATTCGCGACATTGCACCGGGTGAGGCCGTCTTCATCGATATGGAGCGTCAGCTACACACGCTGCAGTGCGCTGATGATGCCGTGCTCAAGCCTTGTATCTTCGAGCACGTCTATCTGGCACGCCCGGACTCCCTGCTTGACGGTGCCTATGTCTATGGCACCCGGATGCGCATGGGCGAGAAGCTGGCTGACAAGATCGTGCGTGAATGGCCGGAACAGGACATCGACGTCGTCATCCCGATTCCGGATACCTCACGTACGTCGGCACTCGAGCTGGCGCAGCATCTGGGGGTGACGTATCGCGAAGGCTTCATGAAGAATCGCTATATCGGGCGTACCTTCATCATGCCAGGTCAGACGTTGCGCAAGAAGTCAGTGCGCCAGAAGCTCAATGCTATCGATATTGAGTTCGCGGGCAAGAACGTGCTGCTGGTGGATGATTCCATCGTGCGCGGTACCACCTGCAACGAGATTATCCAGATGGCGCGTGAAGCGGGTGCCAAGAATGTCTACTTTGCCTCGGCTGCCCCTGCGGTTCGTTATCCGAATGTCTACGGCATCGACATGCCTGCGGCGGAAGAGTTGATCGCACACGATCGTACCGAAAAGGAAATCGCCGATCTCATCGGTGCTGATCGTCTGTTCTATCAGGACCTCGAAGACCTCAAGGATGCCTGCCGTGAAGTCAATCCGGTGCTCGACGAGTTCGATTGCTCCGTGTTTGATGGCATCTACGTGACTGGCGATATTGATGAGGCGTATCTGAGCGATCTGCGCGCCTCGCGTAATGATGGCGCCAAGCACGCTGGTGAGACTCACGCGGTAGTGGATCTGCACAACGATTCGGAAGATCTCGACTGA
- a CDS encoding cytochrome b, protein MWRNSRRGWGWPVIAMHWLSALAIFGLFALGWWMTSLGYYDTWYKLGPWWHKSVGISLFALTVLRLVWRHLQITPQAHGNRTEQRAAFVGHVLLYVLLLVVMASGYLISTADGRGISVFDLFEVPALVTGLKDQATLAGDVHWYASCGLVILSLGHAAAAFKHHLLDGQDTLRRMIRPLR, encoded by the coding sequence ATGTGGCGTAATTCTCGACGTGGCTGGGGCTGGCCGGTCATCGCAATGCACTGGCTGTCGGCGCTGGCCATCTTCGGGCTGTTTGCTCTCGGCTGGTGGATGACATCCTTGGGCTATTACGATACCTGGTACAAACTCGGCCCCTGGTGGCACAAGTCTGTGGGTATCAGCTTGTTTGCATTAACGGTATTGCGGTTGGTCTGGCGGCACCTGCAGATAACGCCACAGGCACATGGTAATCGTACTGAGCAGCGCGCTGCCTTCGTGGGTCACGTATTGCTCTATGTATTGTTACTGGTGGTTATGGCGTCCGGCTATCTGATTTCCACGGCGGATGGCCGCGGGATTAGCGTGTTTGACCTCTTTGAGGTACCAGCTCTTGTCACCGGACTCAAAGACCAGGCAACGCTCGCCGGTGATGTCCATTGGTACGCCTCCTGTGGCTTGGTCATTTTGTCGCTGGGACATGCCGCTGCAGCCTTCAAGCACCATCTGCTGGATGGACAGGATACGTTGCGGCGTATGATTCGGCCGTTGCGATGA
- a CDS encoding O-succinylhomoserine sulfhydrylase translates to MHEDNLSRADLSRDELGLETLAIRAGHLRGAEQEHGEPIYTTSSFVYGSAAEAAAKFGGDEAGNIYSRFTNPTVRFFEERLAAMEGGERCVATSSGMAAIMSTVLALLESGDEIVASRSIFGSSVSLFTKYFGKLGITTHFVELGDLDAWRAAITPATKLLFAETPSNPLSEIGDIAALAEIAHEHNAWLAIDNCFCTPALQRPLTLGADIVIHSATKYLDGQGRTLGGAVVGSHALMEEVFGVVRTCGPCLSPFNAWVFLKGLETLNIRMQAHCARALELAHWLEAHPAVERVHYSGLESHPQHELAKVQQKAFGAVLGVVIKGGREGAWSVVDATRILSITGNLGDVKTTITHPATTTHGRLSDEQKAAAGIVEGMIRIAVGLEDLDDIKRDLARGLDRLAG, encoded by the coding sequence ATGCACGAAGACAATCTTTCCCGCGCCGATCTCTCCCGCGATGAGCTGGGTCTCGAGACACTTGCCATCCGCGCTGGCCACCTGCGTGGCGCCGAGCAGGAACACGGTGAGCCTATCTATACGACGTCCAGTTTCGTTTATGGCAGTGCTGCCGAAGCAGCGGCCAAGTTCGGTGGTGACGAGGCAGGTAATATCTACTCACGCTTCACTAACCCGACAGTGCGCTTCTTCGAAGAGCGTCTCGCCGCGATGGAAGGCGGTGAACGTTGCGTCGCAACCAGCTCTGGCATGGCCGCTATCATGTCCACGGTGCTGGCGTTGCTGGAGTCCGGAGATGAGATTGTCGCGTCACGCTCCATCTTCGGGTCCAGTGTCAGTCTGTTCACCAAGTATTTCGGCAAGCTGGGCATCACCACACACTTTGTCGAGCTGGGTGATCTCGATGCCTGGCGCGCGGCGATTACACCGGCCACCAAACTGCTGTTTGCCGAGACGCCGTCCAATCCGCTATCCGAGATTGGTGATATTGCGGCATTGGCCGAGATAGCACATGAGCACAATGCCTGGTTGGCCATCGATAATTGCTTCTGCACGCCGGCACTCCAGCGTCCGCTGACACTGGGGGCCGATATCGTCATTCACTCCGCGACCAAGTATCTGGATGGGCAGGGACGTACGTTGGGCGGCGCCGTCGTGGGGAGTCACGCGCTGATGGAAGAGGTGTTTGGTGTGGTGCGGACGTGCGGTCCGTGCCTTAGCCCCTTCAATGCCTGGGTGTTCCTCAAGGGGCTGGAGACACTCAACATCCGCATGCAGGCACATTGCGCACGTGCACTTGAGCTGGCGCACTGGCTGGAAGCGCATCCCGCGGTGGAGCGCGTGCACTACTCTGGCCTTGAGAGCCATCCACAGCATGAATTGGCCAAGGTGCAGCAGAAGGCATTTGGGGCCGTATTGGGTGTGGTCATCAAGGGTGGCCGTGAGGGTGCCTGGTCAGTAGTCGATGCCACGCGGATTCTGTCAATTACCGGTAATCTGGGAGATGTGAAAACCACCATCACGCATCCGGCCACCACGACCCACGGACGCCTTAGTGACGAACAGAAAGCGGCGGCGGGTATTGTAGAAGGAATGATCCGGATTGCCGTTGGTCTGGAAGATCTCGACGACATCAAACGTGACTTGGCACGTGGCCTCGACCGTCTGGCGGGCTGA